Within Alcaligenes sp. SDU_A2, the genomic segment CATCGCCAAGGCGTATCACCTGCCCGTCCTGGGTCTTGAGGACCAGGGGCTCAAACAGCCGGGCCTGGTTGTACTGCTTGCCCGAGCTCAGTTGCCATTGTTCCTGGGCGTTATCCAGATAGCCATTGGGCCGCAGACTGTTGGCGTTGTTGATGACAGTGCGCACATCATCCAGCGCAATGCCCGCCGATGCCAGAGCCTGGGGGTTAAGGCCGACACGCACGGCCGGCAGCGAACCACCGCCCACCTCCACCGAACCCACCCCTGGGATCTGCGCCAGCTTCTGCTGCACGATACCGCTGGCCATATCGTAGAGTTGCGCCTGGGTCGCGGTGGGTGAGGTCAGCGCCAGCACCATGACCGGCATGGACGAAGGGTTGACCTTTTCGTAGGTCGGCACATTGGACATGCCCGAAGGCAACATGGGCCGCGCCTGATTGATAGCCGCCTGCACATCGCGGGCCGCACTCTCGATACTGCGCTCCAACTCGAACACCAAAATGATCTGGGTCGAGCCTTCGTTGCTGCGTGAGCTCATCTCGCTAATACCGGCAATCGAGCCCAGCGCCTGCTCCAGCGGTGTCGCCACGCTGGAGGCCATCGTCTCCGGACTGGCTCCAGGCAAGCTGGCCGTGACCGCAATCATAGGAAATTCCATTTCCGGCAAGGGAGCCACCGGCAACAGCCGCAAAGACAGCGCCCCCACCAGCACCATGGCCAGTGCCAGCAGGCTGGAGCCTACTGGTCGGAAAATGAATAAACCCAGCAAACGCTTCATGCCTGCCCACGCGCGCCGCTGCGGCGAGTGAAACGGTCGAAGAACAGGTAGATCACAGGCGTCGTGAACAAAGTCAGCACCTGGCTGGCCAGCAGGCCACCCACCATGACCAGGCCCAGCGGCTGGCGCAGCTCCGCGCCCGAGCCGGTGGCGAACATCAACGGAATGGCACTGAACAAGGCGGCCAGCGTCGTCATCAGAATCGGCCTAAAACGCAGCAGCGCCGCCTGGTGAATCGCCTGACGCGGCGTCAAGCCCTGCTCGCGCTGGGCCTCCAGGGCGAAATCAATCATCATGATGGCGTTTTTCTTGACGATGCCGATCAGCAAAATAATGCCGATGACGCCTACCATGTCCAGGTCCCGCCCGGCCAGCAGCAGAGCCAGCAAGGCACCGATGGCGGCCGACGGCAGCGTGGACAGAATGGTAACGGGATGGATATAGCTTTCGTACAAAATCCCCAGCACGATGTACATCGTCAGCACGGCAGCCAGCATCAGCCACAGCGTACTGGACAGCGACGCATTAAAAGCCTTGGCCGCGCCCAGATAGCGCAAGTCTACCGAATCGGGCATACCGATCTGCGCGCCTACGGCTTCAATGGCCTGAACCGCATCGGACAAGGAATGGCCGGGGGCCAGATCAAAGGATGCATTCACGGCCGGGAACTGGCCCAGACGCTCTACCGACAGCGCGCCCGGCAACAATTGGACGCGAGCCAGGGAGGTCACCGGCACCATATTGCCCGCGCTGGTCGCCACATATATGTGTTCCAGATTCTGCGGACTCTGGCGGGCCTGTTCCTTGACTTCCAGCACGACGCGGTACTGAGCCGACTGCGTGTAGATGGTGGAAATCAGCCGCTGCCCGAACGCATCGTATAAGGCATCGTCGATTGCCGCCTTGGTCACGCCTACCCGAGCCGCCGCATCGCGATCTATATCCAGCAGTACCTGCAGGCCATCGTTCTGCAGGCTGGTGGACGCTTCCTTAATCTGAGGCAAGGCACGCACCGCCTCCAGCCACTTAGGCATCCACTCGTTCAGAATCTGCGGGTCGGGATCGGACAGAGCCAGTTGATACACATTGCGGCTGATCTGATCATCAACCGTCAGCTCCTGAATGGACTGCTGGTAAGACGTCAGGCCAGGTATCCCCGCCAGGCGTTCGTCCAGCCGCTCCATGATTTCGTTGGCCGAGGCCCGGCCGCTGCTCTGTGGTTTAAGCGCAATCTGCATACGGCCGTTGTTCAACGTGGCATTCGTTCCATCTACACCGATAAACGAAGTAACCGTCTGCACATCCGGGTCCTGCAGCACTATGGCGGCGGCTTCTTGCTGCAAACGGCTCATGGAGCGAAAAGACGCGGTCTGCGGCCCTTGGGTGATTACCTGAATCAAGCCGGTATCCTGCTGGGGAAAAAATCCCTTGGGCACCATCAGGTACAGCAAGGCAGTCAGCACGACCGTTCCCAGCGCCACCAACAAGGTCAGCGTCTGATGCCGCAACACCAGCACCAGGCCCTTGTCGTAAGCCTGAATCAACCTATCCATCTGCACGCCGGCCCAGGTCGTAAAGCGTCCATGTTTTTGCTGCGCGCTGGGCGTGAGCATACGCGCGCACATCATGGGCGTGAGCGTCAGCGATATAAACAGTGACAACAAAATGGCCACGGCCAGCGTAATGGCGAACTCGCTGAACAAGCGCCCGATCACATCGCTCATGAACAGCAGCGGGATCAACACGGCAATCAAGGAAATGGTCAGGGACAGCAAGGTAAAACCAATCTGCGCCGCGCCTTTCAGGGCTGCCTGCATGGCGCTCTCGCCCTTTTCGATATACCGGGCAATGTTCTCGATCATGACGATGGCGTCGTCCACCACAAAGCCCGTGGCAATCGTCAACGCCATCAACGTCAGGTTGTTAACGCTAAAGCCACATAAAAACATGATCGCAAACGTACCGATCAGGGAAATAGGCACAACCACGCTGGGAATAATGGTCGCCGTCCAGGTACGCAGAAATACAAACGTCACCAGCACCACCAGGGCGATGGCCAGCAACATTTCTTTCTGAACATGATCGACCGAATCGCGGATGGTCTGGGTCCGGTCTGTGGCGACCGTCACGTCCACCCCGACCGGCAAGGATTGCCGTATCTCGGGCAGCAGATCCTGAATGCGGTCGACCACATCGATGACATTGGCACCGGGCTGACGCTGGATATTCAACAAGATAGCCGGATCGGTCCCCACCCAGGCCGCCTGGCGCACGTCCTGGGCATCGCGCACGACCGTTGCCACTTCGCCCAACCGTACGGCGGCATCGTTCTGATAAGCAATGATCAGATTTTCGTAATCGCGCACCGACTGCAATTGTTCGTTCGCGCTGATGCTGGTCGAGCGCTGCGGCCCATCCAGATTGCCTTTGGGTTGGTTGACGTTCGCAGCGACAATCGCCTGCCGGACGCTGGCCAGCGTCAGGTTGCGGGCTGCCAGCGCAGACGGATCGGCCTGGATGCGCACGGCCGGCTGCTGACCGCCTGCAATGCTGACCAGACCCACTCCATTGACCTGAGACAGCTTTTGCGCAACACGCACATCGATCAGATCGCGCACTTCGTGCAACGGCATGTTCGGAGAAGTGACCGCCAAGGAAATAACCGGTGTGTCAGCCGGATTGACCTTGTTGTAGATGGGCGGTGCCGGCAGGTCGTTAGGCAACATGGTCGAGGCTGCATTGATCGCCGCCTGCACTTCCTGCTCGGCCACATCCAAGGACAAGCCCAATTCAAACTGCAAGGTAATGCGCGACGCCCCCCCCGAACTGGACGAAATCATCTGCGACAGACCGGACATGCTGCCGAAACGCCGCTCCAGCGGCGATGTAACCAGGGCCGCCACCACATCCGGGCTGGCTCCCGGATATAAGGTCACAACCTGGATCGTGGGGTAATCGACCTGGGGCAACGCGGCCACGGGCAGCATGCGGTACCCCAGCAAACCGGCCACCAACAATGCCACCATCGCCAGCGTAGTGGCCACCGGGCGCAATATGAAAAGGCGGGACATGCTCACGCTTTAGTCGTCCTCGAGTTCGTCATCAGGGCCGCTGCCTTTGTGCTGTGCCCCGGCTGCCCGAACTTTTTCGCCATTCTCCATGACCTCGACCACAGACCCTTCACGCAGGCGGTCCGTGCCTTCCACCACAATACGATCACCCGCATTCAGCCCCGACACGACCAAGGTTTGGTCCAACGACGCCGTGCCCAGCTCCACCGGCTGTATATGCACCTTGTCATCCGCATTCAGCGTATATACATACGTACCCACCGAGCCGCGCTGCACGGCATAAGATGGAATCAGCAGTCCTTGCTGCTGGCCCAAATACACGCGTGCATTGACGAATTGATTGGGAAACAGATGCTCGTCGGGGTTATCGAATTCGGCTTTGACACGCAAGGTGCCCGTGGCCACATCTATCTGATTGTCCAGCGCCTGCAACCGCCCTTTGTCCGACAACACCTGTCCGTCGCTGCCGGTGACCTCCACGCGCAGCGGCTGCTGACTCTGGCGCATCGCCTGGACTAAAGCCGTCAACTGGTTCTGCGGCAAAGAGAACTCCACCCCGATCGGATCGACCTGAGTAATAATCACCATGCCGTCCGTGTTCGCTGCGGAAATCAGATTACCCTGATCCAGCTTGCCCAAGCCCAAGCGCCCCGTCAAAGGCGCGGTAATGCGGGTACGATCCAGCTGCAACTGAGTGCGCGCCACCTCCGCCTGCTGGGATACGACCTGCGCCTGCAATTGCTGCACGGCCGTCTGCTTAGTTTCCAACGCCTGACGCGACACCGAATTCTGTTGAAACAACACGCGATGCCGCTGCAGCTCCTGCTGGGCCCCTTTCAGTTGGGCCTGACTCTGCAACAGTTGCCCACGCGCCTGATCCAGTTGCACCTGATAGGTACGCGGATCGATCTGGGCCAGCACATCGCCAGCCTGCACGCTTTGGCCATCGTTGAAATAGACACGCTCAAGCACGCCGTCAACTTCGCCCCGGACCGCCACCGTTTGCAACGGCTTGACCGTTGCAATCGCCGTCAGCGTCTGATCGATGAGTCCTGGCTGCACCGTTACGGCCCGCACAGGGACTTTGCCGGCTCCCAGCATGCCGCGCGCTCGACCCGATTCTTGGTCGGTGGCCGTCGAGTCCGGGGTCAGCATGTAATAAGCCAGGCCCGCGGCCAGCACACCCAGCCCCCACCAGACATAGAACGACCGGGACTTGCGGCCCCTGCCTGCATTGAACTCCGACATGTAAGCTCCCGGCTAAAACTAGATTGTCTGCGCACAGCGTCAAAATCAGCGTTTAACAGACCGCAGTCCAGGCCCTTGGAGGGCACGCCTGCGTGCGCACGATATTCTCCATCGCAGCGCCGATGCGAAACAAGCTCAAACATTCAGGCGCAGCCTATGTGCAACAGGCGCGCCATAAAGCGCGCCTGCCCGGGCCAGTATAAATTTCGCTATATGAACCTGATATGAACGAAGCCGTTCAGCCGAAATTGCAACGCGCCAGACGAAAAGGGATATCGGCCGTCACCGGCTGGGGCTTAAGTTGATTGTCCTGCTGCACAAAACGCACCCAGACCACATAACGGTTGGCGCTCATTTCGGGGTAAATGCGCGCACCTGCATCCACCCAGACCCGCAGCAGTTGAAATGACTTGCCCGCCAGCATTTCCTGGTAGGAGCCTTCGCGCGCCACTTGGTTGATGGCATCCCCCGACTGACGCAAAAGCCGCAAAATAAGCGCCAAACCCTGATAAAGGGGGGTAAATGGCTCGGACCAGAGCCGGATATCCTCGACACGCTCGGCATCGGGCCGCTGCTGCCAGGAATAGTACGACGGCAAATCCACCTGGGACGTACCGCCCGGCACAGCGACACGTCCGCGCAGGCTGCTGAGCCATTCGTTCTCGCGCAGACCCTGGCCCACGCGTCCCTGGGCAGACAGATCGGCGGCGGCACCGTTGATTTCGTCCAGCATATTGTCCAGCGCCTGCAGTTGCACGCCGGGGTGTTCGCGCAGGGCAGCCAGCGCGATCCGCTGGCGCTCCAGATCCTGAAGGACGGCAGAACGCAGATCGGTCCGATCGGAGATGTCCAGCAGATCAAACAGCGTCGCCACAGCGATCTGATGAGAATGCGCATCCAGGCTGCGGGCGAAGTGAAACAGCCGCTCGAACAGGTACTCGACCCGGAGCAAAGCCCTGACACGCTCGTTGCATGGGTATTCGTATAGAGTCACGCGTTTAGAAACCTTTAATTGACTGCTTGGGCCGGGGGCAGACCTGCGCTCAACCAGACAAAGCGCACCAGGCTTGATGTACAGCCCGGGCACGTTGCTCCAGGAGCGGCAGCGTTGTGTCCCCGTCATTAAGGACAATATCGTCAGCCAGCGCGAGCCGCTGCTGGCGCGAAGCCTGAGCGGCCATGATACGCTCAATCGTGGCGACCGACAGTCCGCTGCGCTGCTGAACGCGGCGCACCTGCGTAGCCGTATCGCAATCCACAACACAGATGCGATCGACCCGGTCCCGCCAACGTCCGGATTCCACCAGCAAAGGCACAACCACCACAAGATAACATCCCTTAGCCGCCAAGGTCTGTGCTTTTGTTACAGCGAAGATCAAAGGGTGGACGATTTCTTCAAGACGACGGCGTGCCTGGGCATCCTGAAAAACACGGGTGCGCATCCGCTCGCGGTCCATGGCACCGTCCGGCGCAATGAACTCGTGACCAAACGCCTGCCGTATGGGTTCTATGGCCTGCCCGCCCGGTGCCGTCAGCTGATGGGCGATGACATCGGTATCTACCACCGCCGCCCCCCAGGCCTGGAAAAAATCCGCCACCCGGCTTTTGCCCGACCCTATACCGCCCGTCAGCCCTATCGTCAGCATGTTCCGCCCGCCCGTCAAAAATGAAACTGTAACGCAGGGCAGGCGTTCCTTCTATCCTGTATGAACGCCCAGTCCCAGGAACCACCCCGGTTGCCTCAAAGGCGCTGTCATGCTGCTACGGTCTCGCGTAGAATCGCACTATCCCTCTTCACGGAATTGCGCCATGCTTGCTCAGAAGATCTCGTCCCTGCGTCCTCTTTCCCTGGTGCTGGTCGCCCTGCTGGCCGCCTGCGCCCAGACTCCGTCCCAGCCAGATGCCAACCAAGGCCGTGGCTCCACACAGCAAGACGCCCTGCGCAACGCCCAGGGCCGGGACACAGCACGCGCCCCTTCCCAGATTTCGCTGGGATTTGGCGACCAGGAAGGCGTGCGTGCCGTCGAACCAGCCCAACCCACGCAAGAAGCCGCACCGCTGGGCAATGCCATCGCCGAACTGGCCGAACCCAAAACCTTTCTGGGCACCTTGTCTTGCCCCCCCCAGAGCGGTGCCTGCACGCCTTCCAAGATCAGCCTGACCCTGGCACCGGCAGGCCAATGGCGCTTGCGCACCGAATCACTGGGCGGTGGCCAGACACACAGCGCGGGCGGTTGCTGGGTTCCTATCGGGGCGCAACCAACCCGCATCGCCTTGCTGACCGACAAAGACAGCACGATGGCAGACCTGAGCTTTCTAAATGGCAACGTACTGCGTATCAATACCTTCAATCAGCAGCGTCCGA encodes:
- a CDS encoding multidrug efflux RND transporter permease subunit; this encodes MSMSRLFILRPVATTLAMVALLVAGLLGYRMLPVAALPQVDYPTIQVVTLYPGASPDVVAALVTSPLERRFGSMSGLSQMISSSSGGASRITLQFELGLSLDVAEQEVQAAINAASTMLPNDLPAPPIYNKVNPADTPVISLAVTSPNMPLHEVRDLIDVRVAQKLSQVNGVGLVSIAGGQQPAVRIQADPSALAARNLTLASVRQAIVAANVNQPKGNLDGPQRSTSISANEQLQSVRDYENLIIAYQNDAAVRLGEVATVVRDAQDVRQAAWVGTDPAILLNIQRQPGANVIDVVDRIQDLLPEIRQSLPVGVDVTVATDRTQTIRDSVDHVQKEMLLAIALVVLVTFVFLRTWTATIIPSVVVPISLIGTFAIMFLCGFSVNNLTLMALTIATGFVVDDAIVMIENIARYIEKGESAMQAALKGAAQIGFTLLSLTISLIAVLIPLLFMSDVIGRLFSEFAITLAVAILLSLFISLTLTPMMCARMLTPSAQQKHGRFTTWAGVQMDRLIQAYDKGLVLVLRHQTLTLLVALGTVVLTALLYLMVPKGFFPQQDTGLIQVITQGPQTASFRSMSRLQQEAAAIVLQDPDVQTVTSFIGVDGTNATLNNGRMQIALKPQSSGRASANEIMERLDERLAGIPGLTSYQQSIQELTVDDQISRNVYQLALSDPDPQILNEWMPKWLEAVRALPQIKEASTSLQNDGLQVLLDIDRDAAARVGVTKAAIDDALYDAFGQRLISTIYTQSAQYRVVLEVKEQARQSPQNLEHIYVATSAGNMVPVTSLARVQLLPGALSVERLGQFPAVNASFDLAPGHSLSDAVQAIEAVGAQIGMPDSVDLRYLGAAKAFNASLSSTLWLMLAAVLTMYIVLGILYESYIHPVTILSTLPSAAIGALLALLLAGRDLDMVGVIGIILLIGIVKKNAIMMIDFALEAQREQGLTPRQAIHQAALLRFRPILMTTLAALFSAIPLMFATGSGAELRQPLGLVMVGGLLASQVLTLFTTPVIYLFFDRFTRRSGARGQA
- a CDS encoding efflux RND transporter periplasmic adaptor subunit — protein: MSEFNAGRGRKSRSFYVWWGLGVLAAGLAYYMLTPDSTATDQESGRARGMLGAGKVPVRAVTVQPGLIDQTLTAIATVKPLQTVAVRGEVDGVLERVYFNDGQSVQAGDVLAQIDPRTYQVQLDQARGQLLQSQAQLKGAQQELQRHRVLFQQNSVSRQALETKQTAVQQLQAQVVSQQAEVARTQLQLDRTRITAPLTGRLGLGKLDQGNLISAANTDGMVIITQVDPIGVEFSLPQNQLTALVQAMRQSQQPLRVEVTGSDGQVLSDKGRLQALDNQIDVATGTLRVKAEFDNPDEHLFPNQFVNARVYLGQQQGLLIPSYAVQRGSVGTYVYTLNADDKVHIQPVELGTASLDQTLVVSGLNAGDRIVVEGTDRLREGSVVEVMENGEKVRAAGAQHKGSGPDDELEDD
- the zapD gene encoding cell division protein ZapD, which codes for MTLYEYPCNERVRALLRVEYLFERLFHFARSLDAHSHQIAVATLFDLLDISDRTDLRSAVLQDLERQRIALAALREHPGVQLQALDNMLDEINGAAADLSAQGRVGQGLRENEWLSSLRGRVAVPGGTSQVDLPSYYSWQQRPDAERVEDIRLWSEPFTPLYQGLALILRLLRQSGDAINQVAREGSYQEMLAGKSFQLLRVWVDAGARIYPEMSANRYVVWVRFVQQDNQLKPQPVTADIPFRLARCNFG
- the coaE gene encoding dephospho-CoA kinase (Dephospho-CoA kinase (CoaE) performs the final step in coenzyme A biosynthesis.) yields the protein MLTIGLTGGIGSGKSRVADFFQAWGAAVVDTDVIAHQLTAPGGQAIEPIRQAFGHEFIAPDGAMDRERMRTRVFQDAQARRRLEEIVHPLIFAVTKAQTLAAKGCYLVVVVPLLVESGRWRDRVDRICVVDCDTATQVRRVQQRSGLSVATIERIMAAQASRQQRLALADDIVLNDGDTTLPLLEQRARAVHQAWCALSG